The genomic interval catttctcagtacTTGGGTCTCTGCCAGTTGCATGTTGCTTTCGGGGTCAGTCCTACCTCTCATGTTACTTCTATTCTTTCGACCCATTTCTTTGATAACTTTAGAAGATTAAATGAATTACTTTCACTACCTGTTCTGCAGAGTCCTACCTATGGTTGTGTACTGTGCTGTTCATTAGGTAAAGGAAATTGAATCCCTAACACAGTTACTCTAACACAGCATGGGGATTAATCTTCCCTCGCACTTAGGTACTGGGACATTCACTAAGTCTAACAAACTTAACGAGATGGTCAGTGTAACTGACGGCGAGAGAGGAACTTATTTATGTTTGCCTGTGAGGTATTGACTTTCTTACTCTTGGAGGTCATTTGAATGTCTTTTAAGAATTACTGAAATGTTTATTGATTTCAGGGTTTAATTATTATGCCTACTCCACATCTGCTCCTTCGGTCTCTTTTCTGGTAACAGATAACAGACTGTGTAGTTTCTACTAAAAGTTAACTCAGCTCTGTTAATAAATTAATGTATAAAGATAGCACACATTAAGAGAGAGACAAGAATACAAATATTGAGGAAGATGGGGATTTATTTAGTGTGGAAGGAAAGCACTAGGACTGCCAGTGAAGCCGCCTTTCCAGGTACGTGGATGGCTTATGGGGGCTGAGTATGGGACTGTTCCAATAGCAAAGCCCGATTTCCACTTTGGGGCTCTGAGGTGTGTTGATACAAACAGGTTTCAAGGCACAGAGTAGTGCCAGCCCTGCAGAATGATGACAGACCAAGTGATCCAAGTGATCTTAGCACTGAGGCAGCATTGACTCCCTCCTAGAAGCCACAGGAATGGGACAGAATGGTGTGGGATGGCTGCACCATAGCCATGTGGCTGCAGGCATCTCTGTCAATGACTGGGTCTCCAACACACCAGAGAGATCACCAAGATGCCACAGCTGGCAGCAATGCAGGCCAGGGACCACTTCCTCCTGCAGTCCTGGCCCAAGCCACGAGCAGAGAAAGCAGTATGGCCGCAGTCCTTCCAGCTCTTCGAGGTGCCTGGATAGTGATCCAGGCCTGAAGAGCCCTTGCATGCAAAATCCTGCAGCCATCCTGTTGTAGGGCTGGCTGAAAACCGCATGAGGAATGATTTCTAAATCTGCTGCAGagaattttcaaggaaatcccttcttcctttgtatCTCAACTAACAACACTTCAAACGCTTCCTTGATGTTAAAAGGCCCCTGAGGAAATAAGCTGCTAGCTGCATGTTTACTTTACCTTGGCTCAGCACAGAAGGACAGTTTGTGTGCAAAATTGGAAATCACACTGCTAAGACAAAGCAAGCAGACAGGCTAGAAATGTTTGGCACAATGCCATTATTATATCTGTTATGTAAAAGCTAGAGTTAGAAGAGGGGAAGcgtaaaggaaaaacaagtcaCAAGGCTGGCAGCTGCAAATTAGTGTCTTAATGCCTCTTACAGGTCAGAAACGTTTTGCTCTGTGCCTTTCTTTGATAAGTAAAATACATATGCTTTTACTGTATGTTCTAATGAGAAGAGGTGACTCGTGCTTATGTGTGGTTATGAATTAAAGGGGTCATTATGTCAGCTAGTCCATAAACAAGATAAGTTATCTGTTGGAGTGGAGGCTGAAACATTTCCCATCCCCCCCCGTTTATCTTTTGGTCATTTAAGATAGCCTTACCACACAGGCATTTTAAAGGGATAATTTGAAAATCATCCAAGATTCAATTACCTCTAGGTGGGCGGatgtatttgcatttaaaagggATTTTAAATGGAGAAGCAATTAAATTAcagtatatatgtatttaaaagagACCTCTTTCTACAtatcttcattgctttttctctcagtctCACTAAATGCTTGTGATTTCAAGTCTAGTCCCTTGCTTTTCACAGATGAAAAGGCAAGGCAAATAATAGGTGCTTCTGTCTGTTAAAGAGAGCTTACATGTGTATGTGTACATGTTTGTGTATTTGGATGTATGCAGTTTCAAATAAATAGAAGCGTCATTATCATATCGTTCAAAGCATATTCTCCTTGGTCACCTACTGATTTAAACACTGTGACTGGTGCTCAGTTTATGCTGGCTGGCTGCCAAGCAAAAGCAATTATGTGCAATAACAGCAAAATTAAGAGGTGAATGTTGCCGTTTTACAGCAGGACATGGCAAAAACCATTTCCTTCTGTCAGCTCTGTCTTGGTTGCGCACAAAGTCAGGCATGCACACTCTCATACACATATACGTACGCACACATATTTgcacgcaggctcttgttcttttttgtttgctctcttTCCAGTGGGTTTCACCTCGAGGTCACTGAAACTAGGAAAGAGGAAGCGTATAGACCACAgtgtttgaaagcaaacaagaaaaaaactctgactttgtggagaaggaaaaatatcggaagaaaaacaaaacaaaacaaaaaaatcctactCCAGTTGTTGTGATGTTGGCTGTGAtaatactttgtttttctcccactgGCAGGTGTCCTGGTGGTAAACGTTACGTGGAGGAACAAGACTTACGTGGGAACGCTGCTGGACTGCACAAAGCATGACTGGGCCCCTCCCAGGTAGGCAATTGTTctaattgtgttttttctctgctgaatgtGTTTTCACTCCCACTTTCCGTCGAGAGACTGTATAGAGATAATAAAAACCAAATGGTTATAATTGAGAACATGCAGCCATGAAATGAGTAATTCTCTCTTCTCCACTGAAAACTGGGGGCCTGCAGGTGGgatgttttatttgcttttgttttgtgtttttgagaGGGAGTAGGAGATGCATGGGATTCAAGCAAAGggagataaatatatatatatttccatagGTTTGGAAGAATTTTCTCTCCATTGTAATTAGGTAGTCTCATTTTTTGCcattattgtcttttttttcttaatctcgTTCTTTTTGAGACTCCAACACTATTATTTGGAAAGACATCTGTGCTTTAATACACATGAAAGTCATGAAAGTTCTGTTATGGGAAGCAGTGTTATTTTGACATATCTCTTCAGTTCACAGCTCCTTCTGATGACATCTGCTCTTGTTTACATTTAGGTTTTGTGAATCTCCAACGAGTGACCTGGAAATGCGAGGAGGAAGGGGTAGGGGGAAGCGGGCAAGGTCTGCTGCAACTGTGGCTATACCTGGAAATGATACAAGTTTCACTGAGTCTAGGGGACTTCAGAGTAAGAATCGAGGTGGTGCTaatggaaagggaaggaggggtAGCCTTAACTCAAGTGGACGCAGGACACCCCCAAATTGCTCTGTGGATGAAGTCAAAGCCAGCCCCTCATcaacaaacaagagaaaaactaAGCCTCCTATGGAGCTAGACTTAAACTCCAGTTCAGAGGACAGTAAGTGTGGAAAACGTGTTCGTACTAACTCCAGGAGCACTCCAACCACCCCACAGGGGAAACCAGAGGCTACTTTTTTGGACCAAGGCTGCTCTTCTCCAGTGCTGATTGACTGTCCTCACCCCAACTGCAACAAAAAGTACAAGCACATTAATGGACTACGATACCATCAGGCTCATGCACATTTAGacccagaaaacaaactggAGTTTGAGCCTGACAGCGAGGATAAAATTTCGGACTGTGAGGAACCATTGAGTAATGCGGCACTTGAATGCAGTGAAGCAAGCACAAATTTGCCAGGCTTTGATCCACTAAAAGCACCAACATCTCCTTCCTCTGTTACTACCCCAGGGACCCCCAAGGGAAAAAGGGAACCGACCAGCAATGGCACCAGTTCAGTTATCAGTTCCAAAACTGGCAAGAATTCAGGCAAAAAGAAGGGTCTGAACAGTGAACTGAACAGCCTTCCAGTAATTTCTAACATGTCAGCCACACTGGATAATTGCTCTGTAACAGATGGCAATTTGCAAACTGAAATGCCAAAACTGGAGGCCGAAGGGTTAATAGACAAGAAGAGTTTGAGTGATAAAGGCAAGAAAGCTAATAACTGCAAAGTGgataaaaacatttccaaactgaaaacagCCCGGCCCATTGCCCCAACGCCAGCACCGGCTCCTCCCCAGTTAATAGCTATACCTTCTACAGCCTTTACAACCAGCACTACAGGGACAATACCAGGACTGCCCTCTCTAACAACTACTGTTGTTCAGGCTACACCAAAGAGCCCTCCGCTAAAACCTATTCAACCAAAGCCCACAATTATGGGAGAGCCAAGCACTGTAAACCCAGCTCTCACATCActcaaagacaaaaagagaagggagaagcgTAAGCTAAAggacaaagaaagcaaagagagtGGAAGCCCTAAAATGGATTCTAAGCTGGGAAAGCTAGAGGATTCAAAAGGGTCTGGGAAAGATTTATCTGGACATTTTTTAAAGGACCATCTCAATAAGAATGAAGTGTTAGCTAATGGACTTTCTGAGTCTCAAGAGAGCAGGATGGCAAGTATTAAGGCTGAAGCTGATAAGGTTTACACATTCACAGACAATGCGCCCAGCCCTTCTATAGGGAGTGCCTCCAGGATGGAATGCAGCACTTTGGTGAATGGACAATCTTCAATGGCGCCACTGCATGTGTTAACACAAAATGGTGCGGATAGCGCTGCTGCTAAAACCAACAGCCCTGCTTACTCTGATATTTCTGATGCAGCTGATGATGGTGGCTCTGACAGCCGGTCAGAGGGTGTGAGGTCAAAGGCCAGCTCTCCTTCAGATATCATTTCCAATAAGGACAGTGTTGTAAAAGTACATTCTTCAACCGCATCACAGTCGGCACAAGCGAAAGAGTCCCATTCTCCCTATTACCATGGCTACGATCCTTATTATTCTCCAAGTTACATGCAGTCTGGACAGGTCAGTGCCCCagcagctggaaactgcagtaCCCCACAGGGACTGAAGATCAAAAAAGAGGCAGATGAAGAGGctgaaaagaaggagaaggggGAACCGTCAGAAGCCAAGAAGAATGAAAGTGGTTCCTCTAATTTGCAGCCACAACATCAGTCAGTAATAACACAAAGACACCCTGCACTTGCTCAGTCACTTTATTATGGACAGTATGCCTATGGGCTCTATATGGACCAAAAGTCCTTAATGGCCTCTAACCCTGCTTACAGACAGcagtatgaaaaatattatgaGGACCAGCGGCTAGCAGAGCAGAAGTTGGTACAGACTGGGAGGGACTGTGAAAGGAAGAATGAACCTCCGTTGAAGGAAATTGGAAAGGAtgataagcagaaaaatattccGTCTGCAACTATTTCAAAGGCTCCTTCAACTCCGGAGTTGAGCAAAAATAACACTAAAATAGGGTCTTTGGTCCCTAGCAAAGGTGAGGAGACAAGCAAATCACAGATCCTTTCCAAtcaccagcagcagcttcagtcTGACAGTTTCAAAGccaaacaaatggaaaaccATCAGCTCAtaaaggaggctgtggagaTGAAATCTGTCATGGACTCCATGAAGCAAACGGGCGTAGATCCAACTACAAGATTTAAACAGGTGAGATCACAGGAAATGGAACAAGAATGTCTTGGTTTGTCCTTAAAATGTGTGGGATTTTATCCCTGATTTTGCCATGTTCTTCTACCTTTGCAGTCAAGCGAGCTCCACCATCCTTTTTTCATGCTGGATAGTACTGTGGTCTATGAATAGACCAATAGACCTTTCAGTTGAGCTgcttgaaaagagaaaaaaagatctagCAAGGTGGTGACAGGATCCAGACTTAAGACTTGAACAGACTATTTTAAATTACATgcatgaataaaaataattagattACTCTTTTAGATGTAAAAGCTAAGCAATTTGCTTAGTTCAGAAATGAGACATTTCAAGCAACATAAGCAGCTTCCATTGTGAGAGGACTTGAAGTAGATTTGAAACATGGTTTgaagtgtttccttttttttttttcttttttttttttgttaaatgacAGTTGGCATTTACAAAAGATGGGTGAGCTGGTTCTTTGAAGAGTTGGCTTGAAGCTCAGCTAGTTATCTTAACCCAAGGTGACCTTTTTGAAACAGTTTAGTTCCCCTTCTCTCCTCAACCAACCTCAAACCCCTACGGACCCACACAATGGATGAAATCCTTTCTCCATTGAAGTCAGTGATAGTTTTGctgttgacttcagtggaacCAGAATTTCATCCAGTGGCTCATGCTGACCTTCCTAGATGTCAAATTTCCTTCATTCCAGGCAATGTTACTGACTCTGTGTTCTGAACTGAAGCCTCAGCGCTTAACACTTTCATGTTCTGGGGTATGATACAACCCAAACTTCACCCTAGCAGTCTGTCTTTCAAGATGCAGTGGGGTCAGGTGAATGGGAGTTGGAGAGCTCTAAAGGAACTGGGATGGCACAGGCCTGAGAAGAAGAAGATTTCTGCTGATTCAAATGAATTTTTGAACCAGACAGTCCAAGCGTCTAATTCTGTGCTTATGTTTTCATTGCATGTGTATCTGTTAGAGCAGTGTTTGCACTTAGCTGTTCcatattttgcattaaaaaaaaaaaaaaaaaaaaaaagtcttgctaTTATTGTTCAGTACTGATGATTTAATGTAGTCTGGTAAATAAGTCACCTTTTTAATTCTACAAAGTGTCTATGAACTGTTTTATGTAATATATTaagcaaaaaatgcatttgtgatACCTTGTATGTGTACCCTAAGCCTTGTGTTGACACTGTGAATGTTTATCCATGTGTAATTTTACAAACTTAAAACAAGACTGCCAACCCAGAGAAGCCTGCTGAAGTGTCTGACCTGGACTGATTTATGAATGTTTGCAATATCTGATAGCATAATCATCTTTTCAGCTAGATTTGTTTTTCGCATTCATTGTTCCAGGTAATCTAAATGCTCTGACATATCGTTAGGCAGCTTTAATTTCGTGGTTCGCAGATATTTTTTGCTCTCTACTGGGAAGATATCTCCATGggctttaattaaaatgttttatgaacAGCATGGTCTCAGAACTTTGGTACAATGCATACGTATTTCATGATTAAAATAGTTAAAGGCATGAAGAAGGATATAAAATGAAGCAGTTGAATTAAATTTTGATAATAGCCTCTTAGTCTTTCATGGGAATATTGGTTTGTCTCTGAGCTCAAGGCACTCTGTAGCAAGCAAATCTCTATGTAATATGGATATGTTATTAAACTAGTTGTTAAAAGTGCTTTAAGTGAAATGTGAGGAATAtcaatattgattttttttcaacatacaAGTTTAgaacaaaattttcttctcctccatATTAGGATCCAGATACACGAACATGGCATCATTATGTCTATCAGCCTAAATACCTTGATCAGCAAAAATCAGAAGAACTTGATCGGGataaaaagttaaaagaagACAGCCCTAGAAAAACACCTAACAAGGAAAGTTCCCTGCCTAACCTTCCTGTCTCATTAGCAAGCATTAAAGAGGAGCCTAAAGAGGTCAAGCGTTCTGATTCTCAATCAGTGGATGAGAGCAAGATAAAAAATGATGATCGAAAGACTCCTGTAAATTGGAAGGACTCTCGAGGTGCTAGAGTAGCAGTTTCCTCACCAATGAGTCAGCATCAGTCATATATCCAGTACTTGCATGCTTATCCTTATCCACAGATGTATGATCCCAACCATCCAGCCTATCGAGCAGTCTCTCCTGTCCTAATGCACAGCTATCCTGGTATGTATTCTGAAATTTGCCTTGTGCACTCGTTAAGATTTGCACATTCAAAGTGTAGTGAAGCttgaattttattatttctgatagTAGCTAAAGTAAATCAGAAGCTTTGTGGGTGACGTTTGTATTGTTAGTGCTTCCACTTGGGAAAGTTCTATAGATCAAACAGATTTGAcacaaaatgttccttttttgaACTGTCACAGTTTCCAGCCAGAGTTTCCTCAATCCTTGACTGTCTGCTGTTGCTGTTAGACTGATGGATAGGTTATAGcctataaaaatattctaagcACTTACAGTCAAAACCATTATAGTTACTACTTCTTTCACTTAAAGAGGACCCATAAATGTATGAAATGGCTATCAGCTCAACCTTCTTTATAATCTCCATTCCATAATCAGCCATCAGGATAAagtagatattaaaaaaaaaaaaaagaaaaagaaaaaaaagaagaagagcaAAGCTTCTGTCTGATAGCCACTTGATCTGATCTTGATGTTACCCTCTCCCCTGGCATTCCCTTCTGCTACATCAGTGCAACCAAAATGTGAAAACAGCAACCTGATATTGTATTTCTCGTTTACCTGCAGGGGCATATCTCTCTCCAGGATTTCATTACCCAGTTTATGGGAAGGTGTCAGGGAGAGAAGAGGCGGAGAAAGTCAGTACCAGCCCAAGCATCAATACGAAATCAACCACTGAGTCCAAAGCACTGGATTTGCTCCAGCAGCATGCCAGCCAGTATCGCAGCAAGTCTCCTGTTGTAAGGCTTCCTCTGTTGTTATTCAGGAGTGGTGCATTTGGAGATGTCTAAAGAACACCATTTTAAGAAGCATACGATCTGGCATCAAGTATTGAATACATAATGCTTCTTTGTATTACTGCTTAAAATCAGTTTCAAGTCATGATGTTTCTGTGACATAAATTAGAAGTGACACATGTAACAGGGTTCTTGTTCTCAGAGTCTGCCTAACTTAAATGAACAGACTTATGTGGAGCCTAGATTCAGAGATACCTCCTGGTGCACAGTTTATTGCAGTTGGTAGGAAGCTTctgtttggaaacagaaaacGAAATGGGAAGTTGAGCTGTGGGATTTGGTAAGATACCCTGCTTGTATTTGCCGTGAAGCCATATCTTCCAAACAGCAGATTATTAGTCCTCATCTATGAAGATTTCCAATGTTGGCACAAACACTAAGACTTTCAGACAAGTTGGTGCTGGTTTTAATTGCGAGCAAGTCACTGGCTTTCATTCTATTTTCAAAAGGTCTTTCTAGCTATTCAGACAGATTTGATCCTAGAGTGTTTAAAGAGGGCTGAGAAGTCTCTACATCAGTTTTTCACCAGCTTAAGTAGGTTGTTCATGCATTGGCAAGTCAGCCAAGCTTATGGGTATGTGAAATGGAAATCAGCATGGTGACTTCATCCTGCAGTTTGTTGTGCCAGAATCTCCGCTCATTGAATTCTTCTGTTGGGCAGATACACCAGCTTTATGTTAGAATCGAGTTCAATAATCCATTGAATTATTAGCTTCACCATTTGAATGCGGAAGGTCCTTGGCATTTAATGTTGgcaagtgttttcttttttgtaattgttGTTGAGATTTCcgtctttaaaaaaataataataataattaattaatctCACATCAGTTTTCTACCACCTTTTATTGCTAGCCCGTGGAAAAATCGGCAGCTGAGCGTGAACGGGAAGCAGAAAGGGAACGAGATCGTCATTCACCTTTTAGCCAGCGACATCTCCACACACACCATCACACACATGTTGGAATGGGTTACCCGCTTATACCTGGACAATATGACCCATTTCAAGGTGAGCAGAAGGTTTTGACTGATGAGATTAATTTGCCTTGTCAAGTTGTTGCTTTGACATTGCAAGTCATGCCTACATTAGGCATTTTGAATAGAGATCCCCTTGTTAAATCAAAAATGCATTACATTTAAGAAGAAAGTTTGGAAACTCACAACTAGGACTGAAAGTAAATGAATAGTCTCATGCCTGAAGAGATACCAGGTTTTGTTACCAAGACTGCTGCTTAGAATATTATTAAAGATGTACCAGTTAGGCTGTGTCACTTGTGTGCATGTCTTGATTACTGTTGCAAGTTGACGTTAACTGGATGAAAGacactgagaaacaaacaaCCTCCTTTTTATATAATTAGGATTGTGTAGGCAACGGAAGAAGTATAGCAAAGACAAAAGCTTTTTATAATGAGGATATTTTATGTACAAGGCATTGTAGTCACAAGGGTTTGAGCTTGTTATAATTCCAGTGTCTGAAAGAGAACTCTTTGTATTTTGTCAGATGCAGCGCATGAAGTTGCAATcagggaaaagcagcacagtgacaCATGACTCATTCTCTCTAGGTTTTATCCCAGTCTCTGACCGTTTTTCAGTGAGTCTGGATTCTAGTTGAATTAAAAGGAGGTTTCCTCCCATGCAGCAAAGTACGTGCTATCACAATTGCTGGCTAAAACAGCATTAATTCATTACGTTCACTTGGTGTCTCAGCagctatttttcctttgtaaaagtCTTGACATGTCTCAGTTTGATTCAGTGATGCCATATGCCTACGGGATGCATCATGCTTGTTCAGTAGGAAAACTATAAAATGGGAAGTCATTATGAGAGCATTGTATTCTGAGCAGCTGGCATGTCGTGTCTGTAATTGACGGTGACTTTTGGTACTTGTTGTTTCCTGGTACCTGTTACTTCTACTGAGCTTACTGTTTAGGAATTCATACAAACCATTTAGCAGCATGCAGTGCAGTACTTGAAAAGGAATACAATCAGTAgaaatgttgtattttcttgtaaaatatcTCTTAAGGACATTTCAGTATACTTAGAGGAAGGCACATAGCTCATACTAGCCAGGCTTCCTTAATGCTGTTGCCTGAAACATTTGCCATTGGTGTAATATTGACACCACACCATTTCCTAAtggtgctttctgtttgtttgccttAGCGATACTTCCTACTTTTTCTCACAAAGACCCATTAAAACCAGAAGTACATCAacattccttcatttcttctttccctcaggATTGACCTCTGCTGCCCTTGTTGCCACTCAGCAGGTGGCTGCGCAGGCATCTGCATCTGGTATGTTTCCTGCACAAAGAAGGTAAATAGCCAGTAAATCTTAAGTTATATATCTTaacacagagagaagaaagcaaacaatagATTTTATAACCTGATGGTTTGAACTTCCTTGTGTGAGGAGGAAATAAGGCTGGAGCTCTGGGATAATCATAGTTTTATTCTCATTGAGGTCACATTTTGTCctgttttgccttttaattATAAGGTAGTTGATGAACAGGGAACAAGTAGTCTGCCTTCTGAGATTTTCCATAAATTACAAGTATTGGTATTGTTAAGATAAAGTGATTCTGAAATTATAAGTTAAAATCCagttttatgtatgtatttatttgtttattaaaagGGATTAAAACTTCATGTTCAGTTACATCTGTGTCCTATGAGGAAAACTTTATGAGTCTATCTCATCTGGTTTGGCTGATTTTACTATCAGAGAGTTTTGCCTCTAGGTTTTACTAGGTTTTCAGTAAAGTTTACTCTCCAAGTGTCATCCTTATTTTTCAAGAAGGAAGAGACTTTTCTGTACAATAATGATCCCATTTCAGctgcaaagcacaaagcacCACAAACAGGGCTCTCTCGTTGCTGCCCTGTTAAGTCTTAAAGTTTGATTTATTAGTATTAGTACTATAAAGTTCTGTGGTTATGGTTGTCTTTCTGAAAGCTGACTCTGAACACAAATGGGCATGTAAAGCTCTCAGCTGAAATTATTTGAATAAGAAAGGTTGCTAGGTCAGAAAGGTCTGGTGCACACTAGGGTTTCAATGTTAGTGCTTTTTACCTGCTAATATGTTCCTGgcaggggaaggaagaggaCGTGGCTTGGATGTCTTTCCTGCTTGGGTTTGAGAGTGCTGTGcagatttcatttcacagtttATCCGAGGTGCAgaaaatgttaggaaaaaagaacagcacatACTAAAAcgttcttctttctcttttcagagaatGATGAGTTTGGAGATGTACATTGTCATGTGACTGGATCACATGAGGAAGCGCTTTATTACAGACATCAGTTCCATGGTGTTAATTTGAGATGCCTTAATGGCAGGCAAAAACcagtcatttcatttttgtaaattgCAGATTTTATCACAGAGTAACAAATGTTGCTGTAATtagacttctgtttttatatatatatatgcgtatatatatatacatatatatataaaaatatatatatattctttactttttttgtatCAATAACCAGGCTCACACACAGGGTCTGCTGCTAAGTTGCAAACCACCTAGTAAAAGGAGAAATGTATTTGTCATGTTTAGAAAGTGTTAACCACAAAaggttgtttgtttcttttctcttcttctgtttcctttttttttttttcctttcaaattgtaaataaataatgttatGTATCAGTGTGCCTGAACCTTGCGTACCCTTCTGATATTTCCCACAAGCTCTCAGAGAGGCTAACTGTGATGACACTTTGGTACAATGTAGATGTCTATTTGGTGGCTTCTATTAAGATGCATCAGTGTAAAATGTTACTGTATTCGCTGTTTCATTGTAATTGTGTATTGTGAAAAATATACCTTTGGAAGGCATGGGGATCTTAGTACCACAAAAACTGTGTTGTACATAATGtaaaatttttaaatggaaaataatgagCATCTGTGAAtaatgaaatgtcttttttgaTAATCTTGAATGGCAGATAACCAATAGCCTGCATAACAG from Lagopus muta isolate bLagMut1 chromosome Z, bLagMut1 primary, whole genome shotgun sequence carries:
- the ZNF608 gene encoding zinc finger protein 608 isoform X1 produces the protein MSLNTSSTGKGVDPNTVDTYDSGDDWEIGVGNLIIDLDADLEKDRQKFEMNNSTNTTSSSSTSSKDCGALASSGANTTSALADGLKFASVQPSAPQGNSSHKETTKSKVKRSKTSKDSNKSLPSAALYGIPEIGSAGKRQEVQGRPGEATGMNSALGQSVSGNPNGNNNSTSSTTAIASCGKNKEEKPCKSQGSRGAKRDKDAGKSRKDKQHDVQLGPPSGPGGGGGGQGPSGHLYGYGSKGSGGSGSPFHCTAATGEVSKGAPDSGLMGNSILVKKEEEEEESHRRVKKLKTEKVDPLFTVPAPPPPISSSITPQILPSYFSPSSSNIAAPVEQLLVRTRSVGVNTYEVGVVTEPECLGPCEPGTSVNLEGIVWHETEEGVLVVNVTWRNKTYVGTLLDCTKHDWAPPRFCESPTSDLEMRGGRGRGKRARSAATVAIPGNDTSFTESRGLQSKNRGGANGKGRRGSLNSSGRRTPPNCSVDEVKASPSSTNKRKTKPPMELDLNSSSEDSKCGKRVRTNSRSTPTTPQGKPEATFLDQGCSSPVLIDCPHPNCNKKYKHINGLRYHQAHAHLDPENKLEFEPDSEDKISDCEEPLSNAALECSEASTNLPGFDPLKAPTSPSSVTTPGTPKGKREPTSNGTSSVISSKTGKNSGKKKGLNSELNSLPVISNMSATLDNCSVTDGNLQTEMPKLEAEGLIDKKSLSDKGKKANNCKVDKNISKLKTARPIAPTPAPAPPQLIAIPSTAFTTSTTGTIPGLPSLTTTVVQATPKSPPLKPIQPKPTIMGEPSTVNPALTSLKDKKRREKRKLKDKESKESGSPKMDSKLGKLEDSKGSGKDLSGHFLKDHLNKNEVLANGLSESQESRMASIKAEADKVYTFTDNAPSPSIGSASRMECSTLVNGQSSMAPLHVLTQNGADSAAAKTNSPAYSDISDAADDGGSDSRSEGVRSKASSPSDIISNKDSVVKVHSSTASQSAQAKESHSPYYHGYDPYYSPSYMQSGQVSAPAAGNCSTPQGLKIKKEADEEAEKKEKGEPSEAKKNESGSSNLQPQHQSVITQRHPALAQSLYYGQYAYGLYMDQKSLMASNPAYRQQYEKYYEDQRLAEQKLVQTGRDCERKNEPPLKEIGKDDKQKNIPSATISKAPSTPELSKNNTKIGSLVPSKGEETSKSQILSNHQQQLQSDSFKAKQMENHQLIKEAVEMKSVMDSMKQTGVDPTTRFKQDPDTRTWHHYVYQPKYLDQQKSEELDRDKKLKEDSPRKTPNKESSLPNLPVSLASIKEEPKEVKRSDSQSVDESKIKNDDRKTPVNWKDSRGARVAVSSPMSQHQSYIQYLHAYPYPQMYDPNHPAYRAVSPVLMHSYPGAYLSPGFHYPVYGKVSGREEAEKVSTSPSINTKSTTESKALDLLQQHASQYRSKSPVPVEKSAAEREREAERERDRHSPFSQRHLHTHHHTHVGMGYPLIPGQYDPFQGLTSAALVATQQVAAQASASENDEFGDVHCHVTGSHEEALYYRHQFHGVNLRCLNGRQKPVISFL
- the ZNF608 gene encoding zinc finger protein 608 isoform X6 gives rise to the protein MPTVALWGRAGAVPASCPARALRARARGCRRGARSTGKVDPLFTVPAPPPPISSSITPQILPSYFSPSSSNIAAPVEQLLVRTRSVGVNTYEVGVVTEPECLGPCEPGTSVNLEGIVWHETEEGVLVVNVTWRNKTYVGTLLDCTKHDWAPPRFCESPTSDLEMRGGRGRGKRARSAATVAIPGNDTSFTESRGLQSKNRGGANGKGRRGSLNSSGRRTPPNCSVDEVKASPSSTNKRKTKPPMELDLNSSSEDSKCGKRVRTNSRSTPTTPQGKPEATFLDQGCSSPVLIDCPHPNCNKKYKHINGLRYHQAHAHLDPENKLEFEPDSEDKISDCEEPLSNAALECSEASTNLPGFDPLKAPTSPSSVTTPGTPKGKREPTSNGTSSVISSKTGKNSGKKKGLNSELNSLPVISNMSATLDNCSVTDGNLQTEMPKLEAEGLIDKKSLSDKGKKANNCKVDKNISKLKTARPIAPTPAPAPPQLIAIPSTAFTTSTTGTIPGLPSLTTTVVQATPKSPPLKPIQPKPTIMGEPSTVNPALTSLKDKKRREKRKLKDKESKESGSPKMDSKLGKLEDSKGSGKDLSGHFLKDHLNKNEVLANGLSESQESRMASIKAEADKVYTFTDNAPSPSIGSASRMECSTLVNGQSSMAPLHVLTQNGADSAAAKTNSPAYSDISDAADDGGSDSRSEGVRSKASSPSDIISNKDSVVKVHSSTASQSAQAKESHSPYYHGYDPYYSPSYMQSGQVSAPAAGNCSTPQGLKIKKEADEEAEKKEKGEPSEAKKNESGSSNLQPQHQSVITQRHPALAQSLYYGQYAYGLYMDQKSLMASNPAYRQQYEKYYEDQRLAEQKLVQTGRDCERKNEPPLKEIGKDDKQKNIPSATISKAPSTPELSKNNTKIGSLVPSKGEETSKSQILSNHQQQLQSDSFKAKQMENHQLIKEAVEMKSVMDSMKQTGVDPTTRFKQDPDTRTWHHYVYQPKYLDQQKSEELDRDKKLKEDSPRKTPNKESSLPNLPVSLASIKEEPKEVKRSDSQSVDESKIKNDDRKTPVNWKDSRGARVAVSSPMSQHQSYIQYLHAYPYPQMYDPNHPAYRAVSPVLMHSYPGAYLSPGFHYPVYGKVSGREEAEKVSTSPSINTKSTTESKALDLLQQHASQYRSKSPVPVEKSAAEREREAERERDRHSPFSQRHLHTHHHTHVGMGYPLIPGQYDPFQGLTSAALVATQQVAAQASASENDEFGDVHCHVTGSHEEALYYRHQFHGVNLRCLNGRQKPVISFL